Part of the Sulfitobacter donghicola DSW-25 = KCTC 12864 = JCM 14565 genome, CCGGGAACGGGCCAGTCAGACGTGGTTGCTGATGGCACAATTGACCGCTCGGCCCATGAGAACAAGCAAGGCGGGTTTTGGAAATCCATGCGGCCTGTCTTTCGCTCTCCCAAAGCGGCCCAACAGCAACGACAAAAGCAATCGGCGCTGGCGGCTGGTTCCGTCTGTGGCGATATCTCGATCCAAGGGACAGCAATCGGGCGTGTGCCGGGTAAGATATCTGGTTGCGGTGTCGAAAACGCGGTTCAGATTTCGTCGATCTCTGGCGTAACGCTTAGCAGTAAATCGACAATGGATTGCGGGACGGCACAGGCGCTGAAAACGTGGGTCGACAAAAGCGCAAAGCCTGCGTTGTCCTCCAAAGGTGGTGGCCTGAGCCAGATCAAAGTCGCGGCGCATTATGCCTGTCGCCGCCGAAACAATGCCAAGACGGGCAAGATATCTGAACATGGCAAGGGTAAAGCCATTGATATTTCAGGCTTTCGACTAGCAGATGGTAGCGAGATCACCGTGCTAAAAGGGTGGAACGCGCGCTCCAGCCGCAAGGCGTTGCGCAAGATGCATGCGGATGCCTGCGGCCCGTTTGGAACGGTGCTGGGGCCAAACGCGAACAAGTTTCACCTCGACCATTTCCATTTTGACACTGCGCGCTATCGATCAGGAAGCTATTGCCGTTAACGCAGGATGATCCGCGGCGCATTGCCCAGCGGAACAAAGCCCATGCGCATTCGGCCCTGATCGATGGTGATCTCGACGTCCAGCGTATCGGCATTTCCCGACAGACCCGCAAGTAGGCCAAGGATGCTCTCTGCCTGCGCACGCATATCAGCATTCATCGCACCACTTGTGGTCGCCACATCCAGCATTCTTTGCCAGTTCTGCGCCTTGAGCGTGAAGGTGCCCGAAGGGATGCCGCCTTGGGCAACCTGCAAATCCGCGCTGGCGAAGATGTTCAAATCAGCCCAAGCCGCGTTGATCTGATCGATCTTGATGGCCGTTGGCTGGGGGCGGGTATGCTCCAATGCGGATTTATCCCAAGGGCGATCAAAGGTTACCGTCATGTCGGCAACCAATGTCTCAAAAGCTGCGGGCCACGAGACAGGCAGGCCTAAACTTTGACGAATAATGCTGCCGGGGGCAAAGCCGTCGGCGGTTAGATCAATGTCATAGGTCTGTTCGTCGGTTGTTTGTAAAACATCAATCTGGATGTCTTCGATCGCCAGAACCCGCCCTTCAACCAGATCAAGGGATACTTGGCTGCTTTCGGCTTTTAACGCCTCTAGCTGCAGCGCGGTTCCGGGGTGCAGGCGCATTGCGGCGGTGGCACCTGATGACGAAAACGTCAGGGTGGCATGGGGCGAGGCAAAGGTGATCGGCGTGGCGGGTAGGGTTATGGTTGCATCACCCGGCCAATAAATCGGGGTGGAAACGGTAACCTTTGGAATATCCACGCGAGAGGCGGTTTGCGGATCGGTTAGCTGCATGTCGGTCAAACTGCTCGCGATTTTGAGCGGAAACCCATGACGTGAGATATCTGCGACCTCGATCTGTAAGCCTTCGGATCTGCGATCCTCTAACCACGCATTCATGCCCGCCACCAATCCGTTTGTCGCAACCCACCACCAAGCGCCCAAAACCACCGCTAGAAACGTCACAATTTTGATAGCTAATCGACCCATGGGCATTGCCCCTCTTTTCATCCGTGTGCCCATGAGGTTTACCTGCACCAACACAGGAGAACCAGATGAGTATGTGGGTGTTTGGATACGGGAGTTTGCTTTGGAATCCCGGTTTTGAAGTAGCAGAAAGCGTTATTGGCACGCTGCCAGAATATGCGCGCTCGTTTTGTATGCGTTCGATCCACCATCGCGGAACGGTTGAACAGCCGGGTTTGGTTCTTGCCCTTGATCAACAAACAGGCGAAGCCTGTGAAGGTGTCGCCCTAAAGGTTGCGGCAGGGCAGGAAGAGCAAACGCTGGCCTATTTGCGCGAACGCGAGCTTGTCTCATCCGCCTATGTTGAAAAAGAGCTGACGGTTCAGTTGCAAGACGGGCGTGAAGTGACGGCGCTGGTCTATGTGATTGACGAAGAGCATGATCAATATTGCGGGGGGCTCCCTTTGGAAGAGCAGGCGCAGATCATGGCGCATGCTGTTGGCGGGCGGGGCCCAAACACGGAATATCTGTTTAATACGGCGGAACACCTCGTGTCGGTTGGGCTGCATGATCCGGCGCTCGAATGGCTGGCGGCGCGGGTGAAAGCGATCACAGCATAAAACCTTTGGAATATAGAATTTTCGGGGTAAGCTAAGCCGAAATAACAATATGGTCAGGAGCAGGAGCGCATGGCGCAACCAGACCGCGAGGCAAAACCGCAGTTCTCTCAACCGGTCCGACAGATCACATTGATGCTGTTGGTGCTGGGTTTATCCGGCTTTGGTGCATTTGTTGCGCTTCCTAGGGTGTTGCCTGTCTTTCAGGCGAACCCCTATCTAAACGGGTTCATCGCATTTGTGTTCCTGATTGGTGTTGTTGCCTGTTTCTATCAGGTTCTTCAATTGATTGGATCGGTCCGCTGGATCGAAAATTTCGCCTCTCATGATGAAACACCTGATGAAACGCCGCCTCAGATGTTGGCGCCTCTGGCTGCTTTGCTACGAACACGTGGCGCACGCATGCAGGTGAGCGCCTCGTCCACGCGCTCCATTCTGGATTCCGTTTCCACCCGTATTGACGAGGCACGTGAAATAACACGCTACATCGTTAATATGCTGATTTTCCTAGGTCTTCTGGGTACTTTCTATGGGTTGGCGACCACCGTTCCTGCCATCGTCGATACCATCCGCAGCCTCGCTCCACAGGATGGCGAGGCGAGCACGGGTGTTTTTAACCGCTTGATGACGGGGCTGGAATCCCAACTGGCGGGCATGGGGGTGGCATTTGCATCCTCCCTTTTGGGTCTTGCAGGGTCATTGATCGTTGGATTGCTGGAGCTATTCGCGGGGCATGGACAAAACCGGTTTTACCAAGAGCTGGAAGATTGGCTCAGCTCGATCACCCGTGTTGGATTTGCGTCGGGGGATGACAGCTCGCCGGAACAGGCTGTTATGGCTGGGCTGGTGGATCACATGGCCGAGCAGATGGAAAACATGCAGGAAATGTTCAACCGCTCTGAGGCTGGGCGCGCAGAGGTTGAGCAGCGCATAGGGAGTTTGACGACCGCGATTGAACGTATGGCGGTTCAATTGGGCGATCAGGGCGGCTCCTCTGATGCGTTGGAGCGTATCGCCCATGGGCAGGAACGTATGATCGCCGCGCTAGAGCAACGCGCAGGTGAGGGGCATGAGGCAGGCGGGCCAGATGCCGAAAGCCGGATGCGTTTGCGCTCAATCGATGTGCAGATGCTGCGCATCCTCGAAGAGATTTCCGCTGGGCGACAGGAAACCATGGCTGAGTTACGCCAAGAGCTGTCTTATCTGACAAAGGCGCTTTCCTCTCCACGCAGTAGCACAGAGCCGCGCCGAATGCGCGCAACCGGTCAGACCGGCGGCGGGGAGCGTTAACCATGGCCTTGTCGCGACGCACCGGCGCGCGGTTTCAGGCGTCTATCTGGCCTGGGTTTGTGGATGCGATGACCGGCCTTTTACTGGTTTTGATGTTTGTTTTGACGATCTTTATGGTCGTGCAATTTGTGCTGACGGAACAAATTTCAGGGCAAGAGACCGAGCTGGATGTGCTTTCAACCGAGGTTGCGGCGCTGGCTCAGGCATTGGGCTTAGAACAACAAACCAGCGCGGATTTGGAAACGCGGGTGGGCGAGCTGCGCAGCTCATTGAGCGATGCGCAGAGCCAAGCGAACGAGCAGGCAGCGCTGATCGCGTCGCTACAATCTGAACGCGCCAGCCAAGCGGACGCATTGGATGCAGCGCAATCACGGATCACCAGTTTTGAGGCGCAGGTTGCGGCGCTGATCGCGGATCGGGACGCTGCGAGAGGGCAAATCACGGATCTGGAAACCCGTGAGGCTGCCCTGCTGAGCGAACAAGAAGCCCTTAATCTGGCCTTGGCAAGCAGCCGTGATGAGGTGAGCGCACAGGAAGAAGCTGCGCGTTTGGCAGCGGCACGGCGAGAGGCTCTTGAGGCGTTGATGGCTGATTT contains:
- a CDS encoding gamma-glutamylcyclotransferase is translated as MSMWVFGYGSLLWNPGFEVAESVIGTLPEYARSFCMRSIHHRGTVEQPGLVLALDQQTGEACEGVALKVAAGQEEQTLAYLRERELVSSAYVEKELTVQLQDGREVTALVYVIDEEHDQYCGGLPLEEQAQIMAHAVGGRGPNTEYLFNTAEHLVSVGLHDPALEWLAARVKAITA
- a CDS encoding biopolymer transporter ExbB — encoded protein: MAQPDREAKPQFSQPVRQITLMLLVLGLSGFGAFVALPRVLPVFQANPYLNGFIAFVFLIGVVACFYQVLQLIGSVRWIENFASHDETPDETPPQMLAPLAALLRTRGARMQVSASSTRSILDSVSTRIDEAREITRYIVNMLIFLGLLGTFYGLATTVPAIVDTIRSLAPQDGEASTGVFNRLMTGLESQLAGMGVAFASSLLGLAGSLIVGLLELFAGHGQNRFYQELEDWLSSITRVGFASGDDSSPEQAVMAGLVDHMAEQMENMQEMFNRSEAGRAEVEQRIGSLTTAIERMAVQLGDQGGSSDALERIAHGQERMIAALEQRAGEGHEAGGPDAESRMRLRSIDVQMLRILEEISAGRQETMAELRQELSYLTKALSSPRSSTEPRRMRATGQTGGGER
- a CDS encoding DUF2125 domain-containing protein; protein product: MGRLAIKIVTFLAVVLGAWWWVATNGLVAGMNAWLEDRRSEGLQIEVADISRHGFPLKIASSLTDMQLTDPQTASRVDIPKVTVSTPIYWPGDATITLPATPITFASPHATLTFSSSGATAAMRLHPGTALQLEALKAESSQVSLDLVEGRVLAIEDIQIDVLQTTDEQTYDIDLTADGFAPGSIIRQSLGLPVSWPAAFETLVADMTVTFDRPWDKSALEHTRPQPTAIKIDQINAAWADLNIFASADLQVAQGGIPSGTFTLKAQNWQRMLDVATTSGAMNADMRAQAESILGLLAGLSGNADTLDVEITIDQGRMRMGFVPLGNAPRIILR
- a CDS encoding extensin family protein codes for the protein MKRLTVLLCVMATVSCAGPDNSKRPELRPGTGQSDVVADGTIDRSAHENKQGGFWKSMRPVFRSPKAAQQQRQKQSALAAGSVCGDISIQGTAIGRVPGKISGCGVENAVQISSISGVTLSSKSTMDCGTAQALKTWVDKSAKPALSSKGGGLSQIKVAAHYACRRRNNAKTGKISEHGKGKAIDISGFRLADGSEITVLKGWNARSSRKALRKMHADACGPFGTVLGPNANKFHLDHFHFDTARYRSGSYCR